Proteins from one Sulfurovum sp. TSL1 genomic window:
- a CDS encoding response regulator transcription factor translates to MIKILIIEDDPELALILTNYLTKYDMEVIGAEDPYIGLSLLTQHEFDLIILDLTLPGMDGLEVIPKIREISNIPIIISSARDDITDKVIGMERGADDYMPKPYDPRELVTRIKTILRRTHSVDEKVQENEALFVADPNAREIRFKGKSLELTAAEYDILGMLLQHKNGSVSREQLLYESEHIDDESSIKNIDVIISRIRQKIAKIDPDNIYIKPIRGVGYLLTDRV, encoded by the coding sequence ATTATAAAAATACTTATTATAGAAGATGATCCGGAACTAGCACTCATCTTAACAAACTATCTTACGAAATATGATATGGAAGTCATAGGTGCTGAAGACCCTTATATAGGACTGTCACTCTTAACCCAGCATGAATTTGACCTGATCATTTTAGATCTGACCCTGCCGGGTATGGATGGGTTGGAAGTGATCCCTAAAATACGTGAGATCAGCAACATTCCTATTATCATCTCTTCGGCGAGAGATGATATTACCGATAAAGTGATCGGTATGGAACGCGGGGCAGATGACTATATGCCAAAGCCCTATGATCCCAGAGAACTGGTGACACGTATCAAAACGATCTTGAGACGTACACACAGTGTGGATGAGAAAGTGCAGGAAAATGAAGCACTTTTTGTTGCCGATCCCAATGCCAGAGAGATCAGATTCAAAGGTAAGTCCTTGGAACTCACGGCTGCGGAGTATGATATTTTGGGCATGCTCCTGCAGCATAAAAACGGTTCTGTTTCAAGAGAGCAGCTTTTATATGAAAGTGAACATATTGATGATGAAAGTTCCATTAAAAATATTGATGTCATCATTTCAAGGATACGACAGAAGATCGCGAAGATCGATCCCGATAATATCTACATTAAACCTATCCGTGGCGTAGGATACCTTTTAACTGACAGAGTATGA
- the ruvB gene encoding Holliday junction branch migration DNA helicase RuvB has translation MERMVEIERFDEEVSYEATLRPSSWNEYIGQEKIKKNLKVFIEASKKREEALDHILFFGPPGLGKTTIANIISTEMGANIKTTAAPMIEKAGDLAALLTNIEEGDILFIDEIHRMSPAIEEILYPAMEDFRLDIIIGSGPAAQTVKIDLPRFTLIGATTRAGMLSNPLRERFGMHFRMQFYTPDELARIVAQAAQKLEKPAQKHAATEIARRSRGTPRIALRLLKRVRDFSEVANEAEVTLQRARYALDELGVNSLGFDEQDIQLLELLVSAKNKPMGLSTIGAALSEDEGTIEDVLEPYLIANGYIERTARGRIATQKSYEHFKLGGLKDGLFDNE, from the coding sequence ATGGAACGTATGGTTGAAATAGAACGTTTTGACGAAGAGGTTTCATATGAAGCAACCCTTCGTCCTAGTTCATGGAATGAGTATATCGGTCAAGAGAAGATCAAAAAGAATCTGAAAGTTTTTATAGAAGCAAGTAAAAAAAGAGAAGAGGCCTTAGACCACATTCTTTTTTTCGGACCTCCGGGCCTGGGGAAGACGACCATTGCAAATATCATCTCTACAGAGATGGGGGCCAACATTAAAACAACCGCAGCGCCGATGATCGAAAAAGCAGGAGACCTGGCGGCACTGTTGACCAATATCGAAGAGGGTGACATTCTGTTCATCGATGAGATCCATCGTATGTCCCCGGCCATAGAGGAGATACTCTACCCGGCGATGGAAGATTTCCGTTTGGATATCATTATAGGTTCCGGGCCTGCTGCACAGACGGTAAAGATAGACCTGCCCCGTTTTACACTGATCGGGGCAACGACAAGAGCAGGGATGCTCTCCAACCCTCTTAGAGAGCGTTTTGGCATGCATTTCCGTATGCAGTTCTATACGCCTGATGAGTTAGCCCGGATCGTTGCACAGGCTGCACAGAAATTGGAAAAACCGGCCCAAAAACATGCAGCGACGGAGATAGCACGCAGAAGCAGAGGCACACCACGTATCGCACTGCGTTTACTCAAACGTGTGAGAGATTTCTCTGAAGTGGCAAATGAAGCAGAAGTGACGTTGCAAAGAGCCCGATACGCTTTAGATGAACTGGGTGTCAACAGTTTAGGGTTCGATGAGCAGGATATACAACTTTTGGAATTGCTTGTTTCTGCGAAAAACAAACCTATGGGGCTGAGTACCATAGGTGCAGCACTGAGTGAAGATGAAGGTACGATCGAAGATGTCCTGGAACCTTATCTGATAGCCAACGGGTATATCGAAAGAACCGCACGCGGGCGTATCGCCACACAAAAGAGTTATGAACACTTTAAGCTTGGCGGGTTGAAGGACGGACTTTTTGATAACGAATAA
- the argF gene encoding ornithine carbamoyltransferase yields the protein MRHFLTLKDFTKDEILEMITLAQKIKKQTKQRKFVPYMEHQTLGMIFEKSSTRTRVSFETGIYQLGGVGLFLSANDIQLGRGEPMKDTARVISRMVDMVMIRTFEQSKLEEFANYSKVPVINGLTDSYHPVQLMTDYLTMIEYGKDKDPVVAYVGDGNNMTHSWLMLAAKLGFELRVATPKGYECDETIVKEALEIAQESGAKITFGNDPKEAVKECDVVTTDTWVSMGQEDEKEARIRVFDGYMVDEAMMSLAKPDAIFLHCLPAYRGYEVSEETFEKHEEVIFSEAENRLHAQKGIMVWLDAHRNDGID from the coding sequence ATGAGACACTTTTTGACACTCAAAGATTTTACAAAAGATGAGATCTTGGAGATGATAACATTAGCACAGAAGATCAAGAAACAGACAAAGCAACGCAAGTTCGTACCCTATATGGAACACCAAACGCTTGGGATGATATTTGAAAAGAGTTCCACCCGTACGCGTGTGAGTTTTGAGACAGGTATCTACCAGCTTGGTGGTGTGGGACTCTTTCTCTCTGCTAATGACATACAGTTGGGACGTGGTGAGCCGATGAAAGATACGGCCCGTGTTATCAGCCGTATGGTCGATATGGTCATGATACGTACCTTTGAACAGTCCAAACTTGAAGAGTTCGCAAATTACTCCAAGGTTCCTGTGATCAATGGATTGACGGACTCTTACCATCCTGTGCAACTCATGACCGATTACCTCACGATGATAGAATACGGTAAAGATAAAGATCCTGTGGTTGCCTATGTCGGTGACGGGAACAATATGACGCACTCCTGGCTGATGCTTGCAGCGAAACTTGGATTTGAACTGAGAGTCGCTACGCCTAAAGGGTATGAGTGTGATGAAACGATCGTCAAAGAGGCACTTGAAATAGCCCAAGAGAGCGGTGCGAAGATCACCTTTGGCAACGACCCGAAAGAAGCGGTCAAAGAGTGTGATGTCGTGACGACAGATACTTGGGTCTCTATGGGACAAGAAGATGAAAAAGAAGCACGTATTCGTGTATTTGATGGTTATATGGTAGATGAAGCAATGATGTCATTGGCTAAACCTGATGCCATCTTCTTGCACTGCTTGCCTGCATACAGAGGCTACGAAGTGAGTGAGGAGACGTTTGAGAAACATGAAGAGGTCATCTTTAGTGAAGCAGAGAACAGACTCCATGCACAAAAAGGTATCATGGTGTGGTTAGATGCACATCGTAATGATGGAATCGACTAA
- the panB gene encoding 3-methyl-2-oxobutanoate hydroxymethyltransferase: MSIHTPKIEKKVTLTTIAKMKGVEPITMVTAYDALFAQIFDGEVEMILVGDSLNMSFLGKEDTLSATMDQMIYHTQAVCNGATLPVIVLDMPFGTYMTPEIAVKNATRAYQETNAQAVKIEGGKERAPIVEALTQNSIAVLGHIGLMPQFIRSEGGYKIRGKDQADIDRLIEDAKAIEAAGAFAIVVEGVKQEAAKAITEAVSVPTIGIGAGNVTDGQVLVWSDMFGFFEAFKPKFVKQYFDGAKQVRKGIEAYRNEVKAREFPSDEYTY; this comes from the coding sequence ATGAGTATTCATACCCCAAAAATAGAAAAAAAAGTAACTTTAACGACCATTGCAAAGATGAAGGGAGTGGAACCTATTACGATGGTTACAGCCTATGATGCACTGTTTGCACAGATCTTTGATGGTGAAGTAGAGATGATACTTGTCGGTGACAGTCTCAACATGAGTTTTCTGGGGAAAGAAGACACACTCTCTGCAACCATGGATCAGATGATCTACCATACACAAGCCGTATGCAATGGCGCAACATTGCCTGTGATCGTACTGGACATGCCTTTTGGGACGTATATGACACCTGAAATTGCAGTCAAAAATGCAACAAGAGCCTACCAGGAGACCAATGCACAAGCGGTCAAAATAGAAGGCGGTAAAGAGAGGGCACCTATTGTTGAAGCCCTGACACAAAACTCCATTGCCGTACTTGGGCACATAGGGCTCATGCCGCAGTTCATACGCAGTGAGGGTGGCTATAAGATACGGGGAAAGGACCAGGCTGACATCGATAGGCTGATAGAAGATGCCAAAGCGATCGAAGCGGCCGGTGCATTTGCCATCGTGGTTGAAGGGGTGAAACAAGAGGCGGCTAAAGCGATCACCGAAGCGGTCTCTGTACCGACCATTGGTATAGGGGCAGGAAATGTTACAGATGGGCAGGTTCTCGTATGGAGTGATATGTTCGGATTCTTTGAAGCCTTCAAACCGAAGTTCGTCAAACAGTATTTTGATGGAGCAAAACAGGTACGCAAAGGGATTGAAGCCTACCGTAATGAAGTGAAAGCCAGAGAATTCCCTAGTGATGAATATACCTATTGA
- a CDS encoding PqqD family protein: protein MDLDQKITFSDTVFAQEVDGEMVLLDMESENYFGLDEVGTAIWQAMQEKETLKEVFKTLLEQYDVEEEVLEKDLSEFVDKLLKSGLVKVEKY, encoded by the coding sequence ATGGATCTTGATCAAAAAATCACATTTTCAGATACAGTATTTGCCCAGGAAGTAGATGGTGAGATGGTACTGCTTGATATGGAAAGTGAGAACTACTTTGGACTGGATGAAGTAGGTACAGCTATCTGGCAGGCAATGCAGGAGAAAGAAACATTGAAAGAGGTTTTTAAAACACTGTTGGAACAGTATGATGTGGAAGAAGAAGTGTTAGAGAAAGATCTTTCTGAGTTTGTAGATAAATTACTCAAGAGTGGGTTGGTGAAGGTGGAAAAGTATTGA
- a CDS encoding ArsS family sensor histidine kinase has translation MRNLSVTTFIHILFSVAILILIATFLLFLSWDKDRHKIEEYKRYQLISITFLSKLQLNPGKEDLDALYKDLRVKPLSEKKATKIKQQIETEGETVFTGGSSLGQVRVFKIEDEHYIYVQRMQHNLLLEDDRAENYYFEIAVALGVFLIAVLLILYLAVLRKLYPLKKLHKQIQRFAQGDMQTRVTYLYDDEIGKIAKSFDDAIVHINALSTSKNLFMRNVMHELKTPITKGRIVVEMMEDEASKKILVRAFERMNELISELAEIERVTTQSFEPTFEYVMLDEVIRRSQELLMMPKDNVTVDVKNIALATDVKLLSLAIKNLLDNGIKYSKDKHVTLKTVGNGLEISSKGEKLQHPLAYYVEPFSQEEKRSSGFGLGLYIVHNILEKLGCGLEYKYVDGYNIFVIKAGDACRFG, from the coding sequence ATGAGAAACCTATCTGTAACCACCTTTATACATATTCTTTTCTCTGTAGCCATTTTGATCTTGATCGCTACATTTTTACTATTTCTTTCCTGGGATAAAGACCGACATAAGATCGAAGAGTATAAACGCTATCAACTGATCTCCATTACGTTTCTCTCAAAATTACAGCTCAATCCGGGGAAAGAAGACCTGGATGCTCTCTACAAAGATTTACGTGTGAAACCACTCTCTGAGAAGAAGGCGACAAAGATCAAACAGCAGATAGAGACGGAAGGTGAAACAGTGTTTACCGGAGGTTCTTCCCTTGGGCAGGTGAGGGTATTCAAAATAGAAGATGAACATTATATCTATGTACAGCGTATGCAGCACAATCTTTTGTTGGAAGATGACAGGGCAGAGAATTATTATTTCGAGATCGCTGTGGCGTTGGGTGTGTTTCTTATTGCTGTGCTTCTTATACTCTATTTGGCGGTTTTAAGAAAGCTCTATCCCTTAAAGAAACTACACAAACAGATACAAAGATTTGCGCAGGGTGATATGCAGACACGGGTTACCTATCTCTATGATGATGAGATAGGAAAGATCGCAAAAAGTTTTGATGATGCCATTGTGCATATCAATGCGTTGAGTACCTCTAAAAACCTTTTTATGCGCAACGTGATGCATGAGCTTAAAACGCCTATTACCAAGGGGCGTATCGTGGTTGAGATGATGGAGGATGAAGCCAGTAAAAAGATACTTGTTCGTGCGTTTGAACGGATGAATGAACTGATCTCGGAACTTGCGGAGATAGAGAGGGTGACCACGCAAAGTTTTGAACCTACTTTTGAGTATGTGATGCTTGATGAAGTGATACGAAGAAGTCAAGAGCTTTTGATGATGCCTAAAGATAATGTGACGGTAGATGTAAAAAATATCGCTTTGGCCACGGATGTCAAACTGCTCTCTTTGGCCATAAAAAACCTGCTGGACAATGGGATCAAGTACAGCAAGGATAAGCATGTGACACTCAAAACAGTCGGTAATGGTTTGGAGATCAGTTCCAAAGGCGAGAAACTGCAGCATCCACTCGCTTATTATGTAGAACCTTTTTCCCAAGAGGAAAAAAGAAGTTCAGGTTTTGGTCTGGGACTTTATATTGTACATAATATCTTGGAAAAACTAGGGTGTGGTTTAGAATATAAATATGTAGACGGATATAATATCTTTGTCATTAAGGCAGGAGATGCCTGCCGTTTTGGTTAA
- the hemB gene encoding porphobilinogen synthase: MFARFRRKRINPVLRDLLQETHLSVNDFIYPLFAKSGTGIKEEVGSMPGVFQMSIDEIVKECDELKKLGIYAIILFGIPDTKDSVGSDALCEHGIIAQTVREVKAAHPDMFVVTDLCFCEYTDHGHCGVLDPVLHTVDNDITLDNLAAQAVVHAKAGVDMIAPSGMMDGMITAIRNGLDEAGFVNLPVMSYSTKFASAYYGPFRDVAESSPSFGDRRSYQMNPANRNEAIQESIEDEKEGADILMVKPALAYLDVVRDVKNNTSLPLAVYNVSGEYSMLKMAAKAGVIDYEKVMMETLLSFKRAGADIIITYHAKEAAILLQK; the protein is encoded by the coding sequence ATGTTCGCACGTTTTAGAAGAAAAAGAATCAATCCTGTCCTAAGAGACCTGCTCCAGGAGACCCATCTTTCCGTCAATGATTTCATCTACCCGCTTTTTGCAAAAAGCGGTACAGGCATTAAAGAAGAGGTAGGTTCTATGCCCGGTGTCTTCCAAATGAGCATTGATGAGATCGTTAAAGAGTGTGATGAGCTCAAAAAACTTGGTATCTACGCTATCATCCTCTTTGGTATCCCCGACACCAAAGACTCTGTAGGGTCTGATGCCCTGTGTGAACATGGGATCATCGCACAGACCGTACGAGAGGTCAAAGCTGCCCACCCTGATATGTTTGTGGTGACTGATCTCTGTTTCTGCGAATACACGGACCACGGGCACTGCGGGGTACTTGACCCGGTACTCCATACGGTTGACAATGACATTACACTTGACAACCTGGCGGCACAAGCCGTAGTTCACGCCAAAGCAGGTGTAGATATGATAGCCCCTTCGGGCATGATGGACGGAATGATCACCGCCATACGGAACGGACTGGATGAGGCAGGATTTGTAAACCTTCCTGTCATGTCCTACTCTACCAAATTCGCTTCTGCCTATTATGGTCCTTTCCGAGATGTCGCTGAATCCAGCCCGAGTTTTGGAGACAGAAGATCTTACCAGATGAACCCGGCGAACAGAAATGAAGCCATTCAGGAGAGTATAGAAGATGAAAAAGAGGGTGCGGATATCCTGATGGTCAAACCTGCACTTGCCTACCTTGATGTGGTAAGAGATGTGAAGAACAACACTTCCCTGCCTCTGGCTGTTTACAATGTTTCCGGTGAATACTCGATGCTCAAAATGGCAGCCAAAGCGGGTGTGATAGACTATGAGAAAGTGATGATGGAAACACTTCTGTCATTTAAACGTGCCGGCGCAGATATCATCATCACCTATCATGCAAAAGAAGCAGCAATATTGCTTCAAAAATAA
- the hemN gene encoding oxygen-independent coproporphyrinogen III oxidase, producing MSNIDFEKFSKYSRPGPRYTSYPTALEFSDDFKYEDYIHYLENAKEKLSLYVHLPFCRSACYFCGCNVVFTSKEKKLSQYIEYLKKEIDLLAEHIDTSREVIQFHFGGGTPTYYKAFELDEIVTYIKSKFPNWSKEAEISCEIDPRFFNEDQMKVFKKHGFNRISFGVQDLDEKVQKEIHRVQPLELTQKSVDLARKYGVTSINTDFIYGLPYQTLETFKETLELSTQLDPDRVAVFNYAHVPWLMKTQRKFDETTLPTPDVKLQIFQYTIDFFESNGYKMVGMDHFAKPEDELFGAIEKGELHRNFQGYTTKGGANLVGIGLTSIGEGERYYAQNTKDMKAYEAALDAGKLPFERGVILSDDDYLRKAVIMELMANFSIDIKRVESEHHIDFKTYFADALETLQEFVEAGLVAITEDKITVSTTGTLLIRNIAMPFDAYMKKYAQSKKSFSKTV from the coding sequence ATGAGCAATATAGATTTCGAAAAGTTCAGTAAATACTCCAGACCGGGGCCAAGATATACCTCTTACCCTACAGCCTTGGAGTTCAGTGATGACTTCAAATATGAGGACTATATACACTACCTGGAAAACGCAAAAGAGAAACTCTCACTCTATGTACATCTACCCTTCTGTAGGTCAGCATGTTATTTCTGTGGATGTAATGTTGTCTTTACTTCCAAAGAAAAGAAGCTTTCGCAATACATAGAATACTTGAAAAAAGAGATTGATCTTTTGGCTGAACATATCGATACATCCCGTGAAGTGATACAATTTCACTTTGGCGGGGGTACCCCGACATACTATAAAGCCTTTGAACTTGATGAGATCGTCACTTACATCAAATCGAAGTTTCCCAATTGGAGCAAAGAAGCTGAGATCAGCTGCGAGATAGACCCGCGTTTCTTTAACGAAGATCAAATGAAAGTCTTCAAAAAACACGGGTTTAACCGTATCAGCTTTGGGGTACAGGATCTTGATGAAAAAGTGCAAAAAGAGATCCATCGTGTACAACCTTTAGAGCTCACCCAAAAGTCTGTAGATCTGGCTAGAAAGTATGGAGTAACCTCTATCAACACCGACTTCATTTATGGATTGCCTTATCAGACCCTGGAAACGTTCAAAGAGACCCTTGAACTCTCTACACAACTCGATCCTGACAGGGTCGCTGTCTTTAACTATGCCCATGTGCCTTGGCTGATGAAAACACAGCGAAAATTTGATGAAACGACACTGCCCACACCGGATGTAAAACTGCAGATCTTCCAGTACACTATTGACTTTTTTGAAAGTAATGGATATAAGATGGTAGGTATGGACCATTTCGCCAAACCCGAAGATGAACTGTTTGGGGCTATCGAAAAAGGTGAGCTTCACCGAAACTTCCAGGGATACACCACAAAAGGGGGTGCGAACCTTGTGGGTATCGGTCTGACGAGTATTGGTGAAGGTGAGCGTTATTATGCACAGAACACCAAAGATATGAAAGCCTATGAGGCTGCACTCGATGCAGGAAAACTGCCTTTCGAACGAGGGGTGATCCTAAGTGATGACGACTATCTTCGTAAAGCAGTGATCATGGAGCTTATGGCAAACTTTTCCATAGATATCAAAAGAGTCGAGAGTGAGCATCACATAGATTTTAAAACATACTTTGCGGATGCCTTAGAAACCTTGCAGGAGTTTGTAGAAGCTGGTCTGGTCGCTATCACTGAGGATAAGATCACCGTAAGCACCACCGGAACCCTGCTGATACGGAACATAGCAATGCCGTTTGATGCCTATATGAAAAAGTATGCCCAAAGCAAGAAAAGCTTTTCAAAAACGGTATAA
- a CDS encoding BON domain-containing protein: MTKGLLAMGMVTGLCLNGCSDNRSVYSPVARAGSASDIEDKLLTAQALRTIDIKVYTQNGKNILSGAVHTQKQKFLAGSVARSVESSGIVVNRLVVE, translated from the coding sequence ATGACTAAAGGTTTACTTGCTATGGGAATGGTTACAGGATTATGCCTGAATGGCTGCAGTGACAATAGATCGGTATACAGTCCGGTAGCCAGAGCAGGTTCCGCTTCTGATATAGAAGATAAACTGCTAACAGCGCAGGCATTACGTACGATAGATATCAAAGTGTATACGCAAAACGGTAAAAACATTTTATCCGGTGCGGTACATACGCAAAAGCAGAAATTTTTGGCAGGTTCAGTCGCGCGTTCCGTTGAAAGTTCAGGGATAGTAGTCAATCGATTGGTGGTAGAGTAA
- the ribA gene encoding GTP cyclohydrolase II has translation MITIDISQIATLPTKYGTFKIQAFKEITKNGEGKEHLAIFTDNLSDEPIVRVHSECLTGDALGSVKCDCGEQLQYALELIAKEGGMIIYHRQEGRNIGLLNKVNAYALQDAGFNTIEANHQLGFRADERTYEVVEFILNHFGIKKLKLLTNNPKKIESLGDIKIVERLPIQITPNPYNEGYLQVKKDQMGHLL, from the coding sequence ATGATTACTATAGATATATCACAAATCGCTACGTTACCAACCAAATATGGCACGTTTAAGATACAGGCCTTTAAAGAAATAACAAAAAATGGTGAAGGTAAAGAGCATTTGGCCATTTTCACAGATAACTTATCGGACGAACCGATCGTACGAGTGCATTCTGAATGTCTGACCGGTGATGCACTTGGTTCAGTGAAGTGTGATTGTGGAGAACAACTTCAATATGCACTGGAACTCATTGCAAAAGAGGGTGGGATGATCATTTACCATCGTCAAGAAGGACGCAACATAGGGCTGCTCAATAAAGTGAATGCCTATGCACTTCAAGATGCAGGATTTAACACTATAGAGGCAAACCATCAGCTTGGTTTTAGAGCGGATGAACGTACCTATGAAGTGGTTGAGTTTATCTTAAACCATTTTGGCATTAAAAAGCTGAAACTGCTTACCAATAACCCTAAAAAGATAGAGAGCTTGGGTGACATTAAGATCGTAGAACGTCTACCAATCCAGATCACTCCAAACCCATATAATGAAGGCTATCTTCAAGTCAAGAAAGACCAGATGGGGCATCTGCTTTAA
- a CDS encoding AI-2E family transporter produces MITNKSITITMLFVLSLMGAYSIYKPFLLSIVVAMLLTMGTYNLTKKLIKYFNSRKMSAMLTSSLLILILFAPIIYMATTGVGYIAQLDIETINEVTSVVQTFTQKIPYLKEWSEVGLSDERIAGYIRESTSYMTTAGSAGLGFVKNMILVLVFYFLFNFYGEGFFDLIRALMPVSRMKSAKMIHEVSSTMEVVFYSIVVTAIFEGFLFGIMVSYFGFNGLLFGVIYGFSSLIPVIGGAIVWIPVALYSWSNMDANTAIFIAGYSIVVISIIADTFIKPVIIKVIKKDLLKSTIEINEIVIFFSIIAGMSTYGFWGMILGPAITSFLIAITKVYIDYNHKEQSKLIT; encoded by the coding sequence TTGATAACGAATAAAAGTATCACGATCACTATGCTTTTTGTACTTTCACTGATGGGTGCCTATAGTATCTATAAACCTTTTTTACTTTCGATCGTGGTGGCAATGTTGCTTACTATGGGAACGTATAACCTGACAAAAAAGTTGATCAAGTATTTTAATTCCAGAAAGATGAGTGCGATGCTTACCTCTTCGCTTTTGATCTTGATACTTTTTGCACCTATCATCTATATGGCAACCACAGGGGTAGGGTATATCGCTCAACTCGATATTGAAACCATTAATGAGGTGACCTCGGTTGTTCAAACCTTTACACAAAAAATACCCTATCTCAAAGAGTGGAGTGAGGTAGGTTTGAGTGACGAAAGGATCGCCGGATATATCCGAGAGTCAACCTCGTATATGACCACAGCCGGAAGTGCGGGTCTTGGATTTGTAAAGAATATGATCCTCGTACTTGTTTTTTATTTCCTATTTAACTTCTACGGGGAAGGCTTTTTTGATCTGATACGTGCACTGATGCCTGTGAGCAGAATGAAAAGTGCCAAGATGATACACGAGGTTTCATCTACGATGGAAGTGGTTTTCTATTCGATCGTCGTGACAGCCATTTTTGAAGGCTTTCTCTTTGGGATCATGGTAAGCTACTTCGGGTTTAACGGGCTGCTTTTTGGTGTGATCTATGGTTTTTCCTCCTTGATACCTGTCATCGGAGGAGCCATTGTCTGGATACCTGTGGCTTTATATTCCTGGTCAAATATGGATGCAAACACGGCTATTTTTATTGCGGGGTATTCTATTGTGGTGATTTCTATTATCGCCGATACCTTCATTAAACCCGTCATTATCAAAGTGATCAAAAAAGACCTATTGAAAAGTACGATCGAGATCAATGAGATCGTTATCTTTTTCTCTATTATCGCAGGGATGAGTACCTACGGCTTTTGGGGGATGATATTGGGCCCGGCAATTACTTCATTTTTAATTGCGATTACTAAAGTATATATAGATTATAATCATAAAGAACAAAGTAAACTGATCACTTAA
- a CDS encoding (Fe-S)-binding protein has translation MSKKLEEIFNFTDTSEACIKCGKCIPVCTIHQVNPDETTSPRGFIDLLGAYQKGDLELDKNAKDIFESCFLCTNCVDVCPNSLATDMIIEEVRADIADKFGIAWFKRAFFYLLRHRKIMDLVMKLGFMFKTCALSVDEKGRGLRARFALPMVKKGRLLPSLAKTSFLNSHPEEIPAPKQEKKNPRVAIFIGCLANYNYTDIGESLVEILKQLNIDVFIPKKQLCCGAPAYFTGDVDSVEYMTKKNIEYFEGFMEECDAMLIPEATCSAMVKHDWQVFFENHHMPEWKERAQKVAEKIHMATAWLYNNTDLLKLLEEKGKKFDDVVTYHDPCHARKVQGIWQEPRNLLAQSYPMKEMSDPNRCCGFGGVTMQTEKFHLAEAAGKPKAAMIKDTKAKYVSAECSACRVQLSEAMNNADVETIFKNPLELIAEALKD, from the coding sequence ATGAGTAAAAAATTAGAAGAGATTTTTAACTTTACCGACACCAGTGAAGCCTGTATCAAATGCGGGAAATGTATCCCAGTATGTACCATCCATCAGGTCAACCCGGATGAAACCACTTCTCCTCGTGGTTTCATTGACCTTTTAGGTGCCTATCAGAAAGGAGATCTGGAACTGGATAAAAATGCCAAAGATATCTTCGAATCTTGTTTCTTGTGTACCAACTGTGTCGATGTCTGCCCCAACTCGCTCGCAACGGATATGATCATTGAAGAGGTACGTGCGGATATCGCTGATAAATTTGGTATCGCATGGTTCAAACGCGCGTTTTTCTACCTGCTTCGCCACCGTAAGATCATGGACCTGGTGATGAAACTCGGCTTCATGTTCAAAACCTGTGCATTGTCTGTGGATGAAAAAGGCAGAGGTCTTAGAGCAAGATTTGCCCTCCCGATGGTAAAAAAAGGAAGATTGCTTCCATCATTGGCTAAAACAAGCTTTTTAAACAGCCATCCTGAAGAGATACCGGCACCAAAGCAAGAGAAGAAAAACCCTCGTGTAGCCATCTTCATTGGATGTCTTGCCAACTATAACTATACCGATATCGGTGAGAGTCTGGTGGAGATACTGAAGCAGTTGAACATTGATGTGTTCATCCCTAAAAAACAGCTCTGTTGTGGTGCACCTGCCTACTTTACCGGGGATGTGGATTCTGTAGAGTATATGACCAAAAAGAATATCGAATACTTTGAGGGTTTTATGGAGGAGTGTGATGCCATGTTGATCCCTGAAGCAACCTGTTCTGCGATGGTGAAGCATGATTGGCAGGTCTTCTTTGAAAATCATCATATGCCTGAATGGAAAGAGCGTGCACAGAAAGTAGCCGAGAAGATCCATATGGCAACAGCTTGGCTCTACAACAACACCGATCTGCTCAAACTACTGGAAGAAAAAGGTAAAAAGTTTGATGACGTCGTCACCTACCATGACCCTTGTCATGCGAGGAAAGTACAAGGTATCTGGCAGGAACCGCGCAATCTGCTTGCGCAGAGCTATCCGATGAAAGAGATGAGTGATCCAAACCGCTGTTGTGGATTTGGCGGGGTCACCATGCAAACGGAGAAGTTTCACCTTGCAGAGGCTGCCGGAAAACCCAAAGCAGCCATGATCAAAGATACAAAAGCCAAATATGTCAGTGCAGAGTGCAGTGCGTGTCGTGTACAGCTCAGCGAAGCGATGAACAATGCCGATGTGGAGACGATCTTTAAGAATCCTTTAGAACTTATCGCTGAAGCGCTTAAGGATTAA